Proteins found in one Hypomesus transpacificus isolate Combined female chromosome 20, fHypTra1, whole genome shotgun sequence genomic segment:
- the si:ch211-244c8.4 gene encoding APC membrane recruitment protein 2, with product MDQHSESGESPPCDPQPAGKTRKGFKLFGKRKPGSGVSSMFSMRSKGDGNNPNKSSIARTNTQDGLGETVAQEFEQEQEKRQEQDPEVGQRDEAEIAGEVDEIAGYDVTSYSVPPRPSISSVTSAKSLGFLSLLRGGRRGGRDRHAHTVSQPSMKQRRGLKGLFGSVPWHQREKPKEQTPPSPLLMTSRTNSVEIIKEDLTLTPKTPPRTMTSPEHEQDPDTAASATTPERSDAGGAVASENTCGCNLDVLEAHPPPVPTTEPPLDPAVDRLSSLMADISLLISFDSFTGCGDIIADVEAEWGKASSAAGGGGTRAAAGAKPSSTPTTFDAAPESTTLTPITKSFMSSVPSTKLTPHSISPTTKLVISTSTFNQPSPILSTNIKPNLTSTPNFTPNSTPTPHPVSTSSSITSSFTCTASVKPSPVAAPPISAVSKPSLVAPPTSAVSKPSPLAPPISAESKPSPLAPPISAESKPSPLAPPMSAVSKPSPVAPPISATVKPSTEAPPISVVSTPSPVAPPISAVSKPSPVAPPVAPPMSAAFKPSPVAPPIFAVSKPSPVAPPMSAVSKPSPETSALPALAKPTPVSQSNSPAAFASYTISSKLGSTEAISFKTFSHPTPFQSSLGPTYPHNLTPIPGLPASPDPVLGQTPNLAAARSPLTTIVSLPKAPSSHSDSPVSPPKASLTTDFSSPQTPSSPTTTQAMVSASNPPLDPTPASVSFIMTSPASAHSLLTAPTPAAVVTNPLTSSQAKIGRENEASRNGGKSTATPNGMDVGTKSSKQEDQHGASQDECLDVPQSEKKSPPKKTAGLSKIPVVGGGRPAKLPVRKAMPSDDEGCWDVPTQGHEEESPHISQQHMESRDGMIDPSTNVEVNLPTVWKSSPEENPFQLPKIATSLSRDSKIPVKQGVSIHAPPSQIPVAKEPHRTKIPVSKVPVRRSCNKTTAASPKPITEQLRK from the exons ATGGATCAACATTCAGAGAGCGGTGAGTCCCCACCGTGTGACCCTCAGCCTGCCgggaaaacaagaaagggcTTCAAGCTTTTTGGAAAGCGCAAGCCAGGCTCTGGGGTGAGCAGCATGTTCTCCATGCGCAGCAAAGGCGATGGGAACAACCCAAACAAGTCCTCCATTGCAAGGACCAATACTCAGGATGGATTAGGAGAGACTGTGGCGCAGGAGTTTGAACAAGAGCAAGAGAAGAGGCAGGAGCAGGATCCAGAGGTTGGTCAAAGAGACGAGGCGGAGATAGCAGGAGAGGTAGATGAAATTGCAGGttatgatgtcacttcctatAGTGTACCACCccgtccctccatctcctccgtCACCTCCGCCAAGTCTCTGGGCTTTTTGTCGCTACTACGTGGCGGGCGGCGTGGAGGGAGAGACCGCCATGCCCACACTGTGTCTCAGCCGTCCATGAAACAGCGCAGGGGTCTCAAAGGTCTCTTTGGCAGTGTCCCCTGGCACCAGAGGGAGAAGCCCAAGGAGCAAACCCCTCCAAGCCCCCTACTCATGACGTCACGTACCAACAGTGTGGAGATTATTAAAGAGGATCTTACCTTAACTCCCAAAACCCCCCCTCGCACTATGACCAGCCCTGAGCACGAGCAGGACCCAGACACTGCAGCCTCGGCCACCACTCCTGAGAGATCAGATGCAGGGGGGGCAGTGGCTTCAGAAAACACGTGTGGATGTAATCTGGACGTTCTAGAGGCGCACCCCCCACCTGTCCCCACCACTGAGCCTCCCCTTGACCCTGCTGTGGACCGCCTCAGCTCGCTGATGGCCGACATCTCTTTGCTCATCAGCTTTGATTCGTTCACGGGCTGTGGAGACATCATTGCTGATGTGGAGGCAGAGTGGGGGAAGGCAAGCAGCGCTGCAGGGGGGGGTGGAACTAGGGCAGCGGCAGGGGCCAAACCTTCTTCCACACCAACTACTTTTGATGCTGCTCCAGAATCTACAACGCTCACCCCTATAACCAAATCATTCATGTCATCTGTCCCCTCTACAAAACTGActcctcactccatctctcctacAACAAAATTAGTCATTTCTACTTCCACTTTTAATCAACCTAGCCCCATTCTTAGCACTAATATCAAACCCAACCTTACTTCTACCCCTAACTTTACCCCAAACTCCACCCCAACTCCACACCCTGtgtccacctcttcctccatcacttCATCTTTTACCTGTACTGCTTCAGTTAAACCATCTCCTGTGGCTGCTCCACCTATCTCTGCTGTATCTAAACCCTCTCTTGTAGCTCCACCCACCTCTGCTGTATCTAAACCCTCTCCTTTAGCTCCACCCATCTCTGCTGAATCTAAACCCTCTCCTTTAGCTCCACCCATCTCTGCTGAATCTAAACCCTCTCCTTTAGCTCCACCCATGTCTGCTGTATCTAAACCCTCTCCTGTAGCTCCACCCATCTCTGCTACAGTTAAACCATCTACCGAAGCTCCACCCATCTCTGTTGTATCTACACCATCTCCTGTAGCTCCACCCATCTCTGCTGTATCTAAACCATCTCCTGTAGCTCCA CCTGTAGCTCCACCCATGTCTGCTGCATTTAAACCCTCTCCTGTAGCTCCACCCATCTTTGCTGTATCTAAACCATCTCCTGTAGCTCCACCCATGTCTGCTGTATCTAAACCATCTCCTGAAACTTCTGCACTACCCGCCCTTGCTAAACCAACACCTGTCTCTCAGAGCAATTCACCTGCTGCATTTGCCTCTTATACCATATCCTCCAAACTAGGTTCCACAGAAGCCATTAGCTTCAAAACATTTTCACATCCCACTCCTTTTCAAAGTTCATTAGGGCCTACATACCCCCACAACCTGACCCCAATCCCAGGTCTGCCTGCATCTCCAGACCCAGTCCTTGGCCAAACCCCTAATCTTGCTGCAGCACGGAGTCCCTTAACAACAATTGTGTCTCTACCAAAGGCCCCTTCTTCACACTCAGATTCTCCAGTTTCTCCTCCAAAAGCATCCTTAACCACAGATTTCTCTTCACCCCAGACTCCATCTTCCCCCACAACTACTCAAGCCATGGTCTCAGCATCCAATCCACCTCTTGACCCTACGCCTGCCTCAGTTTCATTCATCATgacctctcctgcctctgcacACTCTCTCTTGACTGCTCCCACACCTGCTGCAGTTGTTACGAACCCCTTAACCTCTTCCCAGGCAAAAATAGGTAGAGAGAATGAAGCCTCTCGGAATGGAGGCAAGAGCACAGCCACTCCAAACGGCATGGACGTCGGGACCAAATCATCCAAGCAAGAGGATCAACACGGAGCTTCCCAGGACGAATGTCTTGATGTCCCCCAGTCAGAAAAAAAGAGCCCCCCAAAGAAGACTGCAGGGCTCAGTAAGATTCCTGTGGTTGGAGGGGGTCGGCCAGCAAAGTTGCCTGTCAGGAAGGCCATGCCCAGTGACGACGAAGGGTGTTGGGATGTGCCCACTCAAGGGCATGAGGAGGAGAGTCCCCACATCAGCCAGCAACACATGGAGAGCAGAGACGGTATGATTGACCCCTCCACTAATGTGGAGGTTAACTTACCCACAGTCTGGAAATCCAGTCCAGAGGAGAATCCATTTCAGCTGCCCAAAATTGCAACAAGTTTATCACGGGACTCTAAGATCCCAGTAAAGCAAGGAGTCTCAATAcatgcccctccctctcagatTCCTGTCGCCAAGGAGCCCCACCGCACCAAGATACCCGTATCAAAGGTACCGGTCCGCCGGAGTTGCAACAAAACCACAGCTGCTTCTCCAAAACCCATCACAGAACAGCTGAGGAAATAA